The following coding sequences lie in one Maribacter forsetii DSM 18668 genomic window:
- a CDS encoding sulfite exporter TauE/SafE family protein — translation MLLSITTEITPTTWILASIATFIIGLSKAGIKGIAVLNVTIMALAFGARQSTGMVVPLLVLADIFSVIYYNKYTQWKYVFKVLPWMLVGLLIGVFIGNELPEKFFKIAMAIIIIITIGMMFYWDRKKDKNVPSHWTFAGAIGTIAGITTMVGNLAGAFSNIYFLAMRLPKNQFIGTAAWLFLIVNIIKLPFHFFVWKTISIETLQLNLMLLPGILLGFFVGVRFIKHIKEAFFRKMILVLTAVGAVLIMLS, via the coding sequence GTGCTTCTATCAATAACTACAGAAATTACCCCAACAACTTGGATTTTGGCATCAATTGCCACTTTTATTATAGGATTATCTAAAGCGGGCATTAAAGGAATTGCTGTTTTGAACGTTACCATTATGGCTTTAGCATTTGGCGCAAGACAGTCTACAGGCATGGTGGTACCTCTTCTAGTTCTTGCTGATATTTTTTCCGTTATCTACTATAATAAATATACACAGTGGAAATATGTTTTTAAAGTATTACCGTGGATGCTCGTTGGTCTATTAATAGGTGTATTCATAGGAAACGAACTGCCCGAAAAATTCTTTAAAATAGCCATGGCAATCATAATTATTATTACTATTGGTATGATGTTTTATTGGGATCGCAAAAAAGACAAGAACGTACCATCTCACTGGACATTTGCCGGAGCCATTGGTACCATAGCAGGTATTACCACCATGGTGGGTAATTTAGCGGGAGCTTTCTCTAACATTTACTTTTTAGCCATGCGCTTACCAAAAAATCAATTTATAGGTACGGCAGCTTGGTTATTTTTAATTGTAAATATCATTAAACTTCCATTTCACTTTTTCGTCTGGAAAACCATTTCCATTGAAACTTTACAATTGAACTTGATGCTTTTACCAGGCATTCTTTTAGGTTTCTTCGTTGGAGTAAGATTTATTAAACACATAAAGGAAGCTTTTTTTAGAAAGATGATTTTGGTTTTGACCGCTGTGGGAGCTGTGCTTATTATGCTTAGTTAG
- a CDS encoding SUKH-4 family immunity protein, giving the protein MKPEEFKKLWTSNEEKLKPISINRLNGLGLCDASIQFLNTVGLPESAAPFLSFVTNSDDLHKGIHKLTKIYEFLEPEFDKYIVIGSCSDGDPIVVNTELNHRIEYLDHEDYFSSKPFNSNFSSLTDCLVAYRKFIERVQKENGEDAFMNSNFSDEQFEPLKLELLLADSKIIKQNGFWLEQIEMELEMRKDFRNE; this is encoded by the coding sequence ATGAAACCAGAAGAATTTAAAAAATTATGGACTTCAAATGAAGAAAAACTTAAGCCTATTAGTATAAATAGGTTAAATGGACTTGGATTATGTGATGCCTCTATCCAATTTCTAAACACAGTTGGACTTCCAGAAAGTGCTGCTCCCTTTCTTAGTTTTGTAACGAATTCAGATGATTTACACAAGGGAATCCATAAGCTGACAAAAATTTATGAGTTTTTAGAGCCTGAATTTGATAAGTACATAGTTATTGGTAGTTGTAGTGACGGGGATCCCATCGTTGTAAATACTGAATTAAACCATCGAATAGAATATCTTGACCATGAAGATTATTTCTCCTCCAAACCTTTCAACTCAAATTTTAGCTCATTGACTGACTGCTTAGTTGCTTATAGAAAATTTATTGAAAGAGTTCAAAAAGAAAACGGAGAAGACGCATTTATGAATTCTAATTTTTCTGATGAACAGTTTGAACCCCTAAAATTGGAATTATTATTAGCAGATTCTAAAATTATAAAACAAAACGGATTTTGGTTGGAGCAAATAGAAATGGAATTGGAAATGAGAAAAGATTTTCGAAACGAATAA
- a CDS encoding GH3 family domain-containing protein: MNIIGNFIKGVIDITDKITGDDNPIEDQKAVLQNLLETAKDTSFGKAYDFNNILESDDPQQAFRDAVPYFDYNQINEKWWHKLHEDQTDVTWPGSPDYFALSSGTTGKTSKRIPVTDAMIDAIRQAGIKQVLAISNFDLPADFFETGILMLGSSTDLVENDDHLEGEISGISASNIPSWFSGYYKPGKEIAKIDDWDERVAKIAEKAADWDIGALSGIPSWIELMLKEVIKKHNLNNIHEIWPNLQVYTSGGVAFGPYEKSFNALMGKPVTVIDTYLASEGFIAFQARPETDAMKLVTDNGIYFEFVPFDPDYILEDGSLSQDAPSLTLSEVETGQNYVLIISTVSGAWRYLIGDTIEFADVERAEIKITGRTKFFLNTVGSQLSVNKLDDALQDIMETFDIEIPEYTLCAKKFEDGFYHTWYLGTTATQDAEAIAEKLDESLKAANKNYKVARSKALKGVKVFTIDPTVFHDWNDFNKKKGGQVKMERVMKEDKFAEWEAFVKSQK, from the coding sequence ATGAATATCATAGGAAATTTTATAAAAGGAGTTATCGATATTACCGACAAAATTACTGGTGATGATAACCCTATTGAAGATCAAAAAGCTGTTCTTCAAAACCTTTTAGAAACCGCAAAAGATACTTCTTTTGGAAAAGCCTATGACTTCAATAATATTCTAGAAAGCGATGATCCTCAGCAAGCATTTCGTGATGCCGTGCCGTATTTCGACTATAATCAAATCAATGAAAAATGGTGGCATAAATTGCACGAAGACCAGACCGATGTAACGTGGCCCGGTAGTCCTGATTATTTTGCGCTGAGTTCTGGTACAACTGGTAAAACAAGCAAACGTATTCCGGTGACCGATGCTATGATAGATGCTATAAGACAAGCAGGAATAAAGCAAGTTTTGGCAATATCAAATTTTGACCTTCCGGCAGATTTCTTTGAAACGGGAATTTTAATGCTGGGCAGTTCTACGGATTTGGTTGAAAACGACGACCATTTAGAAGGTGAAATCAGCGGTATTAGTGCCAGTAATATTCCATCTTGGTTTAGTGGATATTACAAACCTGGAAAGGAAATTGCCAAAATTGATGACTGGGACGAGCGTGTTGCAAAAATTGCCGAAAAAGCTGCAGATTGGGATATTGGTGCCTTAAGCGGAATACCATCATGGATCGAGTTAATGCTGAAAGAAGTCATTAAAAAGCACAACCTCAACAACATTCATGAGATTTGGCCTAACCTGCAGGTGTACACTTCTGGCGGAGTTGCATTTGGACCGTACGAAAAGAGTTTTAATGCCCTAATGGGCAAACCGGTAACGGTAATTGACACCTATTTAGCATCTGAAGGGTTTATTGCCTTTCAAGCAAGACCAGAAACCGATGCCATGAAATTGGTAACGGATAACGGAATCTATTTTGAGTTTGTTCCCTTTGATCCTGATTATATTTTAGAAGATGGTTCTCTTTCTCAAGATGCTCCTTCACTAACTTTATCAGAGGTTGAAACCGGTCAGAACTATGTACTTATAATCAGCACAGTTAGTGGTGCATGGCGTTATTTAATTGGAGACACCATTGAGTTTGCCGACGTGGAACGTGCAGAAATTAAAATTACAGGCCGTACCAAATTCTTCTTGAACACCGTGGGCTCGCAATTATCTGTCAATAAATTGGATGATGCACTACAAGACATCATGGAAACCTTTGATATTGAAATACCTGAATATACCCTTTGTGCCAAAAAATTCGAGGACGGATTTTACCACACTTGGTATTTGGGTACTACAGCAACACAAGACGCTGAAGCTATAGCTGAAAAACTAGATGAATCTTTAAAAGCTGCCAATAAAAATTACAAGGTTGCCCGTTCTAAAGCTTTAAAAGGAGTGAAAGTTTTTACCATTGACCCTACTGTTTTTCATGATTGGAACGACTTTAATAAAAAGAAAGGCGGACAAGTAAAAATGGAGCGCGTAATGAAAGAGGATAAGTTTGCCGAGTGGGAAGCTTTTGTCAAGAGTCAGAAATAA
- the cls gene encoding cardiolipin synthase, which yields MVNTIFWLAYIAVTLWSIVNIIFNGSKATKMISWSLSVIIFPFLGPLLYYLFGINRRKFKLFKLKQNEKRKLFSETYKELEGGEQSVHEFDDYKQDKLASIIRKNSYFAPYKGNDVALLNSGEETFNAIFKAIEEAKEFIHLQYYILEDGMLLDRFYELFQKKVKEGVEIRMLYDSFGSNSMRGKRVKRFKDLGVKAFSTMPIRFGNLLFTLNYRNHRKIIVIDGKVGFTGGFNVSDKYMKPVSELGVWQDLHLRIEGPTVNSLQRVFVKDYHFAGKEELLLQDKYFPKVEPSGDTVAQIISSGPDSRYPAIMQQYLAMINIATTSICIANPYFIPGEPVLEAIRIAALSGVKVTLLTPKISDSLLAQYSMFSTFEALLEVGANIYLRPDFSHSKVIIIDGEIVSVGSGNFDYRSFEHNFETNAILYDKEKASHIERLFTRHCTDDAKVDLEKFKKRSPFSKFLEGLAKFFSPLL from the coding sequence GTGGTAAATACTATTTTTTGGCTTGCTTACATAGCGGTAACGTTGTGGAGTATTGTCAATATTATTTTCAATGGATCTAAGGCTACTAAGATGATTAGTTGGTCCTTGTCCGTCATTATATTTCCTTTTTTAGGTCCGTTGTTGTACTATTTATTCGGTATCAACAGAAGAAAATTCAAGCTTTTCAAGTTAAAACAAAACGAAAAGAGAAAACTGTTCTCAGAAACATATAAAGAACTCGAGGGCGGAGAGCAAAGTGTTCATGAATTTGATGATTACAAGCAAGATAAGCTGGCATCCATAATTAGAAAGAACAGTTATTTCGCTCCATATAAAGGCAATGATGTTGCGTTGTTAAATAGTGGTGAAGAGACCTTCAATGCCATATTTAAGGCTATAGAAGAAGCCAAAGAATTTATACATCTTCAGTACTATATTCTTGAAGACGGTATGCTGCTTGATAGGTTTTATGAGTTGTTTCAAAAGAAGGTAAAAGAAGGTGTGGAAATTAGAATGTTGTATGATTCTTTTGGGAGCAATTCTATGCGTGGTAAGCGAGTAAAACGATTTAAGGATTTAGGGGTAAAGGCATTTTCAACCATGCCTATTCGTTTTGGAAATCTGTTGTTTACGCTCAATTATAGAAATCATAGAAAAATTATAGTTATTGATGGTAAAGTAGGATTTACTGGGGGATTCAATGTGTCTGATAAATACATGAAACCTGTTTCAGAATTAGGTGTTTGGCAAGATTTGCATTTGCGTATAGAAGGTCCTACGGTAAATAGTCTACAACGTGTATTCGTTAAAGATTATCACTTTGCCGGAAAGGAAGAATTACTGCTGCAGGATAAGTATTTTCCAAAGGTGGAACCTTCAGGAGATACGGTGGCACAAATAATTTCTAGTGGACCAGATTCTAGGTATCCGGCAATTATGCAACAGTATTTGGCAATGATCAATATTGCTACAACAAGTATCTGTATTGCCAACCCTTACTTTATACCTGGCGAACCGGTTTTAGAGGCTATTAGAATTGCAGCATTAAGCGGAGTTAAAGTTACTTTATTGACCCCTAAAATTTCAGATTCATTGCTTGCCCAATACAGCATGTTCTCCACTTTTGAAGCTTTGTTAGAAGTTGGGGCGAACATTTACTTAAGACCCGACTTTTCTCATAGTAAGGTCATTATCATTGATGGTGAAATAGTCTCTGTAGGTTCTGGTAATTTTGACTACCGAAGCTTTGAGCACAACTTTGAAACCAATGCTATACTGTATGACAAAGAAAAAGCATCGCATATAGAAAGACTTTTTACAAGACACTGTACAGATGATGCTAAAGTAGATTTAGAAAAGTTTAAAAAGAGATCACCCTTTAGTAAATTTTTAGAAGGTCTCGCCAAATTCTTTAGTCCGTTACTATGA
- a CDS encoding arsenate reductase family protein encodes MGVIAMDKKQITLYYSSENSIGKQLNAYVESSGKEHLTIDISKTNVTGTQWAELAEGIGKEISDLVNTDLPDFKETYGENYVDLDDDGWLKILDKNPRFLKNAIVIKGDTYIELTSASDYKQYMDPDSAGIEKPYK; translated from the coding sequence ATGGGAGTAATTGCTATGGATAAAAAACAGATAACATTATACTACAGTTCAGAAAACTCAATAGGTAAACAATTGAATGCTTATGTGGAATCGTCTGGCAAAGAACATTTAACAATAGATATTTCAAAAACCAATGTTACAGGTACCCAATGGGCAGAATTAGCAGAGGGGATTGGTAAAGAGATTTCAGATCTAGTGAACACAGATTTACCGGATTTTAAGGAAACCTATGGTGAAAATTATGTTGATTTAGATGATGACGGTTGGTTGAAGATTTTGGACAAAAATCCAAGATTCCTTAAAAATGCCATTGTTATAAAAGGAGATACATATATAGAACTTACTAGCGCATCTGACTACAAACAATATATGGATCCAGATAGTGCGGGTATTGAAAAACCTTATAAATAA
- a CDS encoding membrane protein, producing the protein MKKSLLMIVFAFATMSIATSCREEKTTGEKIEEGMDDVGDEIEDGADEVEDAVEDATDDN; encoded by the coding sequence ATGAAGAAGTCACTATTAATGATTGTTTTTGCATTTGCAACAATGAGCATTGCAACAAGCTGTAGAGAAGAAAAAACTACGGGAGAAAAAATTGAAGAGGGAATGGATGATGTTGGAGATGAAATTGAAGATGGAGCTGACGAAGTTGAAGACGCAGTAGAAGATGCTACTGATGACAACTAG
- a CDS encoding helix-turn-helix domain-containing protein yields MSTKKELKELNVVDVVKDIAQRLGVNYKEENNEICMDIPEEAGTGHIKAISFSHGVGIMDVDITLKKDVRFVLNQSLVQPLEIVFNREKTLLHEFDGQEKQTEIKHLESAIFSCNSKYGNVLTLKANEPMCFFNLEINRKLFEEKIESFLPEMDEDLEGLFRDVNGINLFFHKGHYSLDIAKCIEEINQTDDQGFTKSVFIEGKCYEILAHHLRQYVDDASPSEKRTILRQSTVIRIEEAANFIDNNLEQAPDILTLAKKVGLNQNTLQNGFQSLFGLSVKEYTQNKRMEKARHLMENTTLNITEITYRIGINSRSYFSKLFKKRYSMSPKQYMQKLDTANKGDTSSS; encoded by the coding sequence ATGAGCACAAAAAAGGAACTTAAGGAATTGAATGTGGTAGATGTGGTTAAAGATATCGCCCAAAGATTAGGTGTAAACTATAAGGAAGAAAATAATGAAATTTGTATGGATATACCCGAAGAAGCGGGTACCGGACATATAAAAGCAATTAGTTTTTCTCACGGTGTCGGCATTATGGATGTTGATATTACGCTTAAGAAAGATGTCCGGTTTGTGTTAAACCAGTCTTTGGTTCAACCATTAGAAATTGTTTTTAATAGAGAAAAAACATTGCTACATGAGTTTGATGGTCAAGAAAAACAAACAGAAATTAAACATTTAGAAAGTGCTATTTTTTCATGTAACAGTAAATATGGTAATGTTCTCACCTTAAAAGCAAATGAACCCATGTGCTTTTTTAATCTTGAAATCAACAGAAAGCTATTTGAGGAGAAAATAGAATCGTTTCTACCTGAAATGGATGAAGATCTTGAAGGGCTTTTTAGAGATGTAAACGGCATTAACCTATTTTTTCATAAAGGCCATTACAGTTTGGATATCGCTAAATGCATTGAAGAAATTAACCAGACCGATGATCAGGGGTTTACCAAGAGTGTTTTTATAGAAGGTAAATGTTATGAAATATTGGCCCACCATTTACGCCAGTATGTAGATGATGCCTCGCCAAGTGAAAAAAGAACCATATTAAGGCAATCAACAGTGATTAGAATTGAAGAGGCCGCCAATTTTATAGATAACAATTTAGAACAGGCACCAGATATTCTTACACTTGCTAAAAAAGTTGGTCTAAATCAAAATACGCTTCAAAACGGATTTCAAAGTTTGTTTGGCTTATCGGTTAAAGAATACACTCAAAACAAACGCATGGAAAAAGCCAGGCATTTGATGGAGAATACCACCTTAAACATTACTGAGATTACTTATAGAATTGGAATAAATTCTAGAAGTTACTTTTCAAAATTATTCAAAAAACGCTATTCTATGTCTCCAAAACAGTACATGCAAAAACTCGATACTGCTAATAAAGGAGATACTTCTAGTAGTTGA
- a CDS encoding helix-turn-helix domain-containing protein, whose product MKELTIHSSKSDDIFTQLQTCIQGELREDWGESVLTFNNNYGKGTLRTIGFNWGVSLIDCDIFLNKEIRIVFDTQDLAPIEFIFITQGYFEYSENNTDSFTRLEQFQNTIISHKSDAKKTFLFPKNEHLRINFIRINRKEYLQKKNNNVSQLNQLLVSLFNDSKGEAAFKHGGSFSLRIADEIKLLNNVDATSGMLRSLSLEGRLYLILSLQLLEHKNFEENMNLPEAISKEDILKIHKLTTYILEHISDNISISTLSAESGLSPKKLQLGFKILYSKTVNEYVRQLKLEISKDYLKNSDLSVSEIVYAIGIKSRSYFSKIFFEAYDILPTDYRKHLKNKNSSLR is encoded by the coding sequence ATGAAAGAGTTAACCATACATAGTTCAAAGTCAGACGATATATTCACCCAATTGCAAACATGCATACAGGGAGAACTAAGAGAGGATTGGGGCGAAAGTGTGTTAACATTCAACAATAATTACGGTAAAGGCACCTTGAGAACCATAGGTTTCAACTGGGGGGTATCTCTTATTGATTGCGATATTTTTCTTAATAAAGAAATAAGGATTGTTTTTGACACCCAAGACTTAGCACCAATAGAATTTATTTTTATCACACAGGGCTATTTTGAGTATAGTGAAAACAATACCGATTCATTTACAAGGTTAGAACAATTTCAGAATACGATCATATCACATAAGAGTGACGCCAAAAAAACTTTTTTGTTTCCGAAGAACGAACACTTAAGAATCAATTTTATACGTATAAACCGTAAAGAGTATTTACAAAAGAAGAATAACAATGTCTCTCAATTAAATCAATTGTTGGTTTCATTATTCAATGATAGCAAAGGAGAAGCCGCTTTTAAACACGGTGGTAGTTTTAGCTTAAGAATTGCAGACGAAATTAAATTGCTTAACAATGTCGATGCTACTAGCGGTATGTTAAGGTCTCTGTCCCTTGAAGGCAGACTTTACTTAATTCTATCGCTGCAGCTATTAGAACATAAAAATTTTGAAGAAAATATGAATTTACCTGAAGCTATTTCTAAAGAGGATATTCTTAAGATTCATAAGTTGACCACTTATATTTTAGAGCATATTTCCGACAATATTTCTATCTCCACTTTGAGTGCAGAATCTGGCTTAAGTCCAAAAAAACTACAATTAGGATTCAAAATCCTGTATTCTAAAACTGTAAACGAGTATGTTAGGCAATTGAAGCTAGAAATATCAAAAGATTACCTAAAAAATTCTGATTTATCGGTGTCAGAAATCGTTTATGCAATCGGTATAAAAAGTAGAAGTTATTTTTCTAAGATATTCTTTGAAGCGTATGATATTCTCCCTACGGATTACAGGAAACATTTAAAGAACAAAAATTCATCGCTTCGTTAA
- a CDS encoding SOS response-associated peptidase family protein: MKEIERDVNALFKYPNLYTPQVVISGLTEVSIPIITMDEPEAVSLAIWGLLPSSFNDDWELFQKLTNTLTIPAQKIKADTWYHDSFKNRRCIIPVTGFFTSVLKNGEIYPYHVSSKNGGILYLAGIYTILDDGFITCSLLTGPLEKEVINYQNLVDYMPSIIDHDDKYEWLSGSTNVERAVELLQPPHKTSLDVRPIAKNLFNQDISYDSMLKPYEYPES; encoded by the coding sequence ATGAAGGAGATAGAGCGAGATGTAAATGCTTTGTTCAAGTATCCAAACCTATATACACCACAGGTCGTTATCAGCGGTTTAACAGAAGTTTCAATCCCTATTATAACGATGGATGAACCCGAAGCCGTCTCTTTGGCAATTTGGGGGCTATTACCAAGTAGTTTTAATGATGATTGGGAGTTATTTCAAAAACTGACCAATACCTTGACGATACCTGCCCAAAAAATCAAGGCAGATACCTGGTATCATGATTCGTTTAAAAATAGAAGGTGTATTATACCGGTAACAGGGTTCTTTACTTCGGTTTTAAAGAATGGAGAAATCTATCCGTATCACGTAAGTAGTAAAAATGGGGGAATTTTATATTTAGCGGGCATTTACACCATTCTAGATGATGGGTTTATAACGTGTTCATTACTTACTGGTCCTTTAGAAAAAGAGGTTATAAACTATCAAAACCTCGTAGATTATATGCCAAGCATCATAGATCATGATGATAAATATGAATGGCTGTCTGGCAGTACAAATGTTGAAAGGGCGGTAGAACTGTTACAACCGCCACACAAAACAAGTTTAGACGTGAGGCCTATAGCCAAAAATTTATTTAATCAAGACATTTCATATGATAGCATGTTAAAGCCATATGAGTATCCGGAAAGTTAA
- a CDS encoding ferritin-like domain-containing protein: MSTYTEEVGEKLNELLEKTYDAEKGFKKAAENTENVQLKSFFEAKAKQRYDFGHELKAEIMSFGQEIDKGDSITGKAHRAWMDVKALFSLDNAESMLEEAIRGEKAAIEEYEEVLGDTSLPSTTATILKSQKEAIKSGLSNIKMLEDIR; encoded by the coding sequence ATGAGTACATATACAGAAGAAGTAGGAGAAAAATTAAATGAACTTTTAGAAAAAACGTATGATGCAGAAAAAGGCTTTAAAAAAGCGGCAGAAAATACGGAAAATGTTCAGTTGAAATCATTTTTTGAAGCAAAGGCAAAGCAACGTTATGATTTTGGTCACGAGCTAAAAGCAGAGATAATGTCTTTTGGTCAAGAAATCGATAAAGGAGATAGTATTACCGGAAAAGCGCATAGAGCTTGGATGGATGTAAAAGCACTATTCTCTTTAGATAATGCAGAGTCAATGCTAGAAGAGGCAATTAGAGGAGAGAAAGCGGCTATTGAGGAGTATGAAGAGGTTCTAGGCGACACATCTTTACCATCAACAACTGCTACTATTTTAAAAAGTCAAAAAGAAGCCATAAAAAGCGGGCTTTCAAACATTAAAATGTTAGAGGATATTAGATAG
- a CDS encoding hypervirulence associated TUDOR domain-containing protein, producing the protein MIRKGTVVKWSWGNGTAEGTVEETYTSKTTKTIKGNEITRNGNDDDKALYIKQDDGDYVLKSESEVERAD; encoded by the coding sequence ATGATTAGAAAAGGTACAGTTGTAAAATGGTCTTGGGGTAATGGTACCGCAGAAGGTACTGTTGAGGAAACTTATACTTCAAAAACTACCAAAACCATTAAAGGGAATGAAATCACCAGAAATGGTAATGATGATGACAAAGCACTTTACATCAAACAAGATGATGGAGATTATGTGCTAAAGAGCGAAAGTGAAGTCGAAAGAGCCGACTGA
- a CDS encoding DNA topoisomerase IB has translation MNYSELLAGEPHDVAAHMQLKYVGREALSILRIKEKNEFQYLLKNKPLSKKSELSRIKKLVIPPAWQEVKIASIANAHLQAVGYDDKHRLQYRYHDLWLRVRNRTKFLRMHQFGEALPLIRQKVDEDLLLQGWPKEKVLALIVRLMEETHIRIGNQQYAKRNKTYGLSTLRTRHLKTSKNKLKFEFTGKKGKKHSITLNNRKLRRLVLQCEEIPGWDLFQFFDEDGTKTSVDSGMVNEYLQDISGDLFTAKDFRTWSGTIIFFESLMENEPTIEENQIKKNTVKAFDATAKALGNTRNVCKKYYVHPYVVNKYERNELDTIFEEVEAASSTEYQTAAEKALIKLISDFNPLLNLSKKK, from the coding sequence ATGAATTATTCAGAACTATTGGCAGGTGAACCACATGATGTAGCAGCACACATGCAATTAAAATATGTAGGCAGAGAAGCACTTTCAATACTTCGGATAAAGGAAAAGAATGAATTTCAGTACTTATTAAAGAATAAGCCACTTAGTAAAAAGTCTGAACTATCTAGAATTAAAAAGTTGGTGATTCCACCAGCTTGGCAAGAAGTTAAGATTGCATCTATTGCAAATGCACATTTACAAGCAGTGGGTTATGATGATAAGCATAGGTTGCAATACCGGTATCATGACCTATGGTTACGGGTTAGAAACCGTACCAAATTTTTAAGAATGCATCAATTTGGTGAAGCGTTACCTTTAATTCGGCAAAAAGTTGATGAAGATTTACTGTTACAAGGGTGGCCAAAAGAAAAAGTACTTGCGTTAATTGTTAGATTGATGGAAGAAACACACATTCGTATAGGTAATCAGCAATATGCCAAAAGAAATAAAACATACGGATTGTCTACCTTAAGAACACGGCATTTAAAGACGAGCAAGAATAAGTTGAAATTTGAATTCACAGGTAAAAAAGGAAAGAAACATAGTATTACCCTTAATAATAGAAAATTACGCAGATTGGTTTTGCAATGTGAAGAAATACCAGGGTGGGACCTTTTTCAGTTTTTTGATGAAGACGGTACTAAAACAAGTGTAGATAGTGGTATGGTAAATGAATATTTGCAAGATATTAGCGGAGATTTATTTACCGCTAAAGATTTTAGAACTTGGTCTGGCACCATTATATTTTTTGAATCGTTGATGGAAAATGAACCTACCATAGAAGAAAATCAAATAAAGAAGAACACTGTTAAAGCTTTTGACGCTACAGCGAAAGCCTTGGGAAATACCAGAAATGTATGTAAGAAATATTACGTACACCCTTATGTAGTCAACAAATATGAGAGAAACGAATTGGATACTATTTTTGAAGAGGTAGAAGCGGCAAGTTCAACTGAATATCAAACTGCGGCAGAAAAAGCATTGATTAAATTAATATCAGATTTTAATCCGCTTTTGAATTTATCTAAAAAGAAGTAA
- a CDS encoding DUF2652 domain-containing protein, whose translation MKGSPMLICIPDISGFTEFMSETDFELSSKIIPALLNQIIYTNKIGLKVSEIEGDAVLFFKTGEMPSLEALIEQCRIFYTEFYKELDALREKHKKNKDAAAIPKILGLKIILHYGKEIALTKVGNSIKLFGEDLIIAHKLLKNKIRMSEYLLFTEGLTNYYKENNLDEQFDWGSLKQNSTEYDHVGEINYSYINLKPLVKE comes from the coding sequence ATGAAAGGATCACCAATGTTAATTTGCATACCAGACATAAGTGGATTTACGGAGTTTATGAGTGAAACGGATTTTGAACTGAGTTCAAAAATAATTCCGGCACTATTGAACCAAATTATCTACACCAATAAAATAGGGCTTAAAGTTTCTGAAATAGAGGGCGATGCCGTTTTATTCTTTAAGACCGGTGAAATGCCCAGTCTAGAGGCACTTATTGAGCAATGCAGAATTTTCTATACTGAATTCTATAAAGAGTTAGATGCCTTACGGGAGAAACACAAAAAAAATAAAGACGCTGCAGCCATACCTAAAATACTTGGCTTAAAAATTATACTTCATTATGGTAAGGAAATAGCCTTAACTAAAGTAGGCAACAGCATAAAACTTTTTGGAGAAGACCTTATTATTGCCCATAAACTTTTAAAGAACAAAATTAGAATGAGCGAATACTTGCTCTTTACCGAAGGTTTAACCAACTATTATAAAGAGAATAATTTAGACGAACAATTTGATTGGGGATCTCTTAAGCAGAACTCTACCGAATATGACCATGTTGGAGAAATAAACTACTCTTATATTAATCTAAAACCATTGGTAAAAGAATAG
- a CDS encoding Dps family protein, whose protein sequence is MSYLDIKSKDIEPIVDELNTLLADYNLYYQNLRGYHWNVSGKNFFDLHIKFEELYTDARIKIDEIAERILTLRHNPTSEFSKYFEVSSIKETPSLISDTEMVKHILDQHETLLKQMSKVVKIAEAGGDEGTIDMIGGYIGEIEKVSWMLDAWTKE, encoded by the coding sequence ATGAGCTATTTAGATATTAAGTCAAAAGATATTGAGCCAATTGTTGATGAATTAAACACGCTATTGGCAGATTATAATTTATACTATCAAAATTTAAGAGGGTATCACTGGAACGTGTCTGGAAAAAACTTTTTCGACCTTCATATTAAATTTGAAGAGTTATATACTGATGCAAGAATCAAAATTGACGAAATCGCTGAACGTATCTTAACGTTAAGACATAACCCAACAAGCGAGTTTTCAAAATATTTTGAAGTGTCTTCAATAAAAGAAACACCTTCTCTTATTTCTGATACCGAAATGGTAAAACATATTTTAGATCAGCACGAAACATTATTGAAGCAAATGAGCAAGGTGGTAAAAATTGCCGAAGCTGGTGGAGATGAAGGAACAATTGATATGATCGGTGGCTACATTGGCGAAATTGAAAAAGTAAGTTGGATGCTTGATGCCTGGACAAAGGAATAG